A stretch of DNA from Robbsia betulipollinis:
GCCGGCGCCACGGGCCTGGCAGCCGTGGGCGCCGCGGCAGCAGTGGGCTTGAGTTCGGGCGGTCACGGTAACTCGAAAACCACTGGCGGTGCCTCTACATCCGGTACCTCCGGCACCACGGGCACGACCGCCCACTAAGCTGTCAGTTGTGTCCAGGTAAAGGGCTCTCGCACGTATTGGGGAGCCCTTCTTTTGTCGGAGTCTGCGCGCGATGTCGAATCGACGCTGAATTCGGTCCGGCGAGTACGGTTAAATCCATCCATGCTGATTCCCCGACTACTACTCATTATTGCCCCTTGCTTTTTGACCGCCTGCTCGACGCCGATGTATGCGCTCAACGACTACGTGCACTTCAAGAAACAAACGACCACGGCGGCCGTTGCAAAGACACCACTGAATCCTGCATTCCAATATCTATTGGTCACGATCGGTGGAAAATCGTTCCTCATGGCGCGCGGCGGCGTGGAGAACGCGCCTGACGGCCCGGTGGAGCTGTGGTACAGCGGCAGCCGCGAGGTGATCCGGATGCAGAATGGCCGGATCGTCGCCGCGTCGGGAACGCCGATCGAGTGGTCGGACGTGAGCCTGTCGGCGCAGCCGGCCTGGGAAGACGTCACGGGTCCGAGTCGCATCGAGCGCCGCCGCGACGTCATGCCCGGGTACCGCTTCGGTCTGAAGGACGCGCTGACCGTGGCGCCTGTCGCGGCGCCGTCGCGCACCGCGTTCTATGGCAAGTTGCCGGGCGATCTGCATTGGTTCACAGAGGTATCAGCCGGTCCTTACGCATTGCCGACATCGCGCTATGCGGTGCGTTTCGACGGCAGTCGCACAGAGGTCATTTACGGTGAGCAATGCTTGGCGGAAAGCTTCTGCTTTTCGTGGCAGCGCTGGCCCAATCGAACATAAAAAGGCGCGGTCGATGCAAAATCGGGGGGCGCGTGGTCAAGGCGCGGGTTATCTGTTTTCGTGTTTGCTGTTGTGTGGCATTCCCGTCGAGGCATGGTCGCAGGTTTCGGCGACCGTCGAGCAGTCCACCTCGTTGGGCGACTGGCTCGTGAGCCATCATGTCGAACAAGCGTCGAGCGCTGCCAAAGCGCCGCTGTATTCGCACGCCCTGATGTGGTCGCGTCCCCTGGACCGGTCGTTGCAGGAAGCAAGCTGGCGCTCGTTGCTGACGCAGATCCGTTATCGTCCGGCGCGGCCCGCAATCGCGCCCGCCAGTCGCGAGGGTCTATATCAGCTGATCGCGTCGCGGCAACCCACCGGACGTCTGCCGGTCAAGAGCGGCGACGGCGCCTGGCTGCAGGCGAATCCGTCGCTCGACCCGGTACTGGCTGCCGGCGACACGATCCATATCCCCGTGCGGCCCGAGACGGTCACGGTCATTCAGGAAGACGGACGCCTGTGCCGGGTGCCCTATCGGCCGGAAGCCGAAGCCGCCTATTACGTCAGCGCGTGTAATCCGGGCGTGAAGGCGGATCTGGCATGGGTGGCCCAGCCCGACGGGACGCTGGACAAGTTCAGGACGGGCGCGTGGAATCGCCAGGCGCAGACGGCGGTCGCGCCCGGCGCCTGGATCTGGGCGCCGGCCCGCAACAGTGGCTGGCCGGAGCGCGTGTCGGATCGCATCGGAGAATTCTTCGCGACCCAGGCCCCTTCCGGGCTGGAGACAAACGATTCGGTCGCGAGCGCGCCGAACGTGGCCCCGCCTGCGTTGGCGGCCGCCGCGCCGCTGGCCACGCGCCGCGCCCAGGATCTGGCCATTACGACCAACGATTGGGGCAACGAAGGTCTGCTGCAAACGCCGTCCGCACGCATGGGCACGGCCGGCGAGGCGTCGATCAGCATGACGAACGTGAACCCGTATACGCGCGTCAACGTCATGCTGCATCCGCTCGACTGGTTCGAGTTCGGTTTCCGCTATACCGATATCAGCAACCAGGCCTACGGCCCGGCCTCGTTGAGCGGCAGCCAGAGCTACAAGGACAAGAGCATCGACCTGAAAGTGCGCCTGCTGCAGGAGTCCGCCTACGTGCCGCAGTTCGCGCTGGGCATGGTCGACATCGGTGGAACGGGTCTTTTCTCCGGCGAGTACCTGGTCGCGAGCAAGCGCACCGGTGGATTCGACTGGTCGCTGGGTCTGGGCTGGGGGTACGTCGGGGAGCGCGGCAACATCGGCAACCCCTTGCAGATCTTCAGCGACAAGTTCCGCACGCGGCCTTCGGGCAACGGCTCGGATGAGGCGGGCGGCACGGGCAAGTCGTACTTCCGCGGACCGATGTCGGTCTTCGGCGGCGTGCAGTATCAGTTGTCGAACGTACCGCTGGTCTTCAAGCTCGAATACGACGGCAACGATTACAAGCACGAGCCGTTCGATTACGACGCGCATGCGAAACTGCCCATCAATCTGGGCGTCGTGTACCGGTTCAACAAGAATCTCGATTTCAGCGCCGGCTTCGAGCGCGGCAACCGGGCGATGCTGGGCGTGACGCTGCATGGCGACCTGTCCCGGCTGGGCACGCAGAAGGTCAGCGATCCCGCGCGCCTGCCGCTCGCCGTGCCGCGTCCGGCGCCCGACGCGCCGTCGCCGGACTGGAGCAAGACCGTCGCCGACCTGAAGGCGCAGACCCATTGGACGGTGCTGGACATCGGCCGCCACGGCCATATCCTGACGGTGTCGTTCGACAGTCCCGACGCGTTCTACCGCAAGGACCTGCTCGATCGCATCGCCACGGTCCTGCATCGCGACGCGCCGGCCGACATCGACACCTTCCGGGTGGTCACGGTCGTGCAGGGGCAGACCATGCGCGCCTACACGATCCTGCGTACCCCCTGGGTGGCCAGCAAGACGCAGGCGATTCCGGTCACCGACCGTCAAACCACGGTCATCGCGGGCGCGCCGCCGTCGCGCGCGCAACTCGAAGCGGAACCGAAGCTGTACGACAAACCCTTTGAGCGGTTTTTCTATTCGATCGGCCCCGGGTATTCGCAGACGCTCGGCGGCCCGAACGGCTTCGTGCTGTACGCCGTATCGGCGACCGCCAACATGGCGCTGCGTCTGCGGCAGGATACCTGGATCGCGGGTGAGCTGAGCTACCGCCTCCTCGACAACTACAGCCACTTCACCTATACCGCGGACAGCAATCTGCCGCGGGTGCGCACGTACCTGCGCGAGTATATGACCACGTCGCGCTTCACGATTCCCTACCTGCAGGCCACGCATGTCGGCAAACTGGGTACCGACCAGTACTACAGCGTCTACGGCGGCCTGCTCGAGCCGATGTTCTCGGGCGTGGGTGCGGAATGGCTGTATCGCCCGTCGAACAGTCCACTGGCCGTGGGCGTGGACGTGAACCAGGTATGGCAGCGCGCTTTCAACGAAGATTTCGATTTGCGTAATTACCGGACCTTCACCGGCCATCTGACCGTTTATTGGGATACTGGCTGGAACAACGTACTCGTCAAGCTGAGCGGCGGCCAGTATCTGGCGAAAGACCGGGGCGCCACGCTCGATGTATCGCGGCAATTCCAGAACGGCGTGTCGATCGGCGCCTACGCCACCAAGACGAACGTTTCGTCGGCCACGTTCGGCGAAGGCAGTTTCGACAAGGGTATTTATGTCCAGATCCCGTTTGATGCCATCATGGGCCGTTCGATCGGCGGCCTGGCGAATCTCGCCTGGCAGCCGCTCACGCGTGACGGTGGCGCCAAGCTTCAGCGCCAGTTCCCGCTGTACGACCTGACCGATGACCGCAGTCCGAAAAGCCTCTGGTACCAACCGGGCGCGGATGCCAACGTGGATGCCGACAAGCGATGACGGCGAGCTTTCCTCACTCCGGCGACTCCGTTCGCGTTCGCGCGCGCGGCGCGATGCACGGTTCGCCAGCAGTACGATTTCAATGGGAGGGCACTGAAAGATGCTCGGACTGACTGCGCGCCTGATTGACATCCTCGCCATTGCCCTCGGCGGCGTGGCAACGCACCTGATCTGGACCACCTTCGGCGTGCAGCACGGAATGATCTGGTCGCATACGGATATTTTCCTGTTGATCTTCGCCTGCGCCGGCGTATTGCTGCTGTTCCCCACCTTCGGTATCTACCAGTCGTGGCGCGGCAAGCCCATCGGAGAACTGATGGGCCGGGTCGTGTTCGCCTGGCTGTTGCTGCTCGTGCTCGGCGTGGCCGTTGTTTTCGGTCTGGAGGGCACGCAGGACGTTTCGCGCGGATGGGTGGGCGCATGGTGGCTGTTGTCGGCGATCTGGCTGGTATTGTCGAAATCGTTTTTTTACGGAGTGTTACGCCGTATTCGTCGTAGCGGCCGCAATCAGCGAGCCGTCGTGATCGTCGGCTCGGGGGGATATTGCCGTGCGCTTTTGTCGCGGATCCGCACGGCGCCCCAGGCGGGCTTTCGTGCGGTGTGCGTACTGGAGGAAGACGCGGTGCGCGACGGCGTGGGCGGCCTGCCGCCGCCAACCCAGATTTCCGGCGTGCCGGTACTTTCCAATTTCGCGGATCTGGTAAGAATGGTGCGGCAGCGACGCGTGCACGAGATATGGCTGGCGTTGCCCCTGTCGGAGGAACGCAATATCATGCGGTACATGCGTGAATTCCGGAACGACTTCGTCAACATCCGTTTCATTCCCGATGTGCGCAGCCTGAGTTTGTTCAACCACACCATCGTCGATCTGCTGGGTTTGCCGGCCATCAACCTGACGGCGGCCGAGTCGCCGGACATCCAGGTGTTGCCGAAATTGGTCTTCGACCGGGCGTTCGCACTGCTGGTGATCCTGATGCTTTTGCCCCTTTTCCTGTCGATCGCCGCGGCAGTGAAATTCTCTTCGTCGGGGCCGGTGTTCTTCAAGCAGCGCCGCAAAGGTATTGACGGTCGCGAATTCGAGATATATAAGTTTCGTTCCATGAAGGTGCATGCCGAGGCAAGCGGTGTCATCACGCAGGCACGCAAGGCAGACCCTCGGATCACCGCCGTCGGCGCCTTTTTGCGCCGCACGAGTCTGGACGAATTGCCGCAGTTCATCAACGTGCTGCGGGGCGAAATGTCAGTTGTCGGACCCCGTCCGCACGCCATTGCGCACGATGATCTATATAAAGATCAAGTTGAGGGGTATATGTACCGTTATAGGATCAAGCCCGGCATCACGGGGTGGGCTCAGGTAAACGGTTTCCGGGGCGAGACGGATCGGGTCGAGAAGATGGAGGCACGCGTCAAATTCGATCTGTACTATATCCAGCACTGGAGTTTCTGGTTCGACATGCGGATCGTCGTCTTGACGGTCTTCAAGGGTTTTATCGGACGCAACGCCTACTGACGTCGGATTTTCGACGTGGGTGGCCGCAACTCTCGGCAATTGGCATGAAGCCCGTACGCGGGGCCCGGCTTTTTCGGACTCGCGCGCGCATCGCTCACCACCACTAGCAATGAGATAGAACCGATACATGAAAATCACCATTATTGGCACCGGTTACGTAGGTCTCGTGACGGGCGCATGCCTCGCGGAAATCGGCAACGACGTTTTCTGTCTGGATGTGGACCCACGCAAGATCAAGATCCTCAATGATGGTGGCGTGCCGATCCATGAACCCGGCCTGAAGGAAATCATCGCGCGCAATCGCGAAGCGGGCCGGCTGCAATTCTCGACCGACGTGGCGGCCAGCGTGGCCCATGGCGACATCCAGTTCATCGCGGTGGGGACGCCGCCAGACGAGGACGGCTCGGCGGATCTGCAGTACGTGCTGGCGGCGGCGAAGAACATCGGCGCGCATATGCAGGGCTTCAAGGTCATCGTGGACAAATCCACGGTGCCGGTGGGCACCGCCGCGCATGTTGCGGATGTTGTCAATGCCGCACTGGCCGAGCGAAAACTGGACCATGGGTTTTCCGTCGTTTCCAATCCTGAATTTCTGAAGGAAGGCGCGGCCGTCGACGATTTCATGCGGCCGGACCGCATCGTCCTGGGCTGCGACGAAGATGAAGCGGGCGAACGCGCGCAGGCGCTGATGCGCCGCCTGTACGCGCCGTTCAACCGCAACCACGAACGCACCCGCTACATGGACGTGCGCTCGGCGGAATTCACGAAGTACGCGGCGAACGCGATGCTGGCGACGCGAATTTCTTTCATGAATGAGATGGCAAATCTCGCCGACCGTGTGGGCGCAGACATAGAAGCGGTGCGTCGTGGTATAGGATCTGACCCTAGGATCGGTTATAGCTTCCTGTACGCCGGAACCGGGTATGGCGGTTCCTGCTTTCCGAAAGACGTACAGGCGCTGATCAGGACCGCGGCCGACAACGGCCATGACCTGAAGATCCTGAACGCGGTGGAAGCGGTCAACGATGCACAGAAAAGCGTGCTGGTCGACAAGATCACGAAGTTTTACGGCGAGAATCTGCGCGGCAAGGTGTTTGCAGTCTGGGGGTTGGCGTTCAAGCCGAACACGGACGACATGCGTGCTGCGCCCAGCCGGCCGCTGATCGCCGCGCTGTTGAAGCGGGGCGCGACCATCCGGGCGTACGACCCCGTGTCGCAGGAAGAAGCCAGACGGGTTTTTGCGATGGATCTGAAGGGCGAGGAAGACGCACTGGGCCGCCTGCAGTTCGTCGACACGCAATACGAAGCCAGCGCCGACGCGCATGCGTTGATCGTGGTCACCGAATGGAAGGAATTCAAAAGTCCCGATTTCGGCAAGCTGTACAGGCAACTCACGTCGTCCGCGATTTTCGATGGACGTAATTTGTATGAGCCGGAAGCGTTGGCGGCGGCGGGCTTTCACTACGAGGCCATCGGTCGGCCGTTCGTGACGCCCAGCCGGCCTGGATAATCGATGAAGGCTCATGTTTAAAAATGTATTGATCGTCTGTCACGCCAACATCTGCCGCAGCCCCATGGCCGAGGCATTGCTGGTGGCGCAACCGGCGGTCAAGGAAGCGGGCATCTTCGTGCATTCGGCCGGATTGGCCGGGGCCGATGGCAACAAGGCGGACAAGGTAGTAAGCGACATGCTGGCACGACGCGGCATCGACCTGAGTGCCCATCGTTCGCGGCGGCTCACGATCGACATGATTCGTGCGGCCCAACTGGTTCTGGTGATGGAACAGCACCAGATCAGAGGCGTGGAGACGATGGATTCATCGTCAAAGGGAAAGGTTCATCTCCTCGGGAAATGGGACGACGTGGAAATCGCCGACCCCTACCGGCAAAGTGAATCGGTTTATCAGGGCAGTGCGGAACTCGTCGAGCGTTCGGTCGCAAACTGGATTAAAAAAATATGTTAAGTCGTGCGGTTCTTTTTTCCCTGTTGGGCGCGTCCGTTCTTGCGGGATGCTCGTGGGTGCCGGGCAATGCGTTGGATACATCCAACATGCAGCAGAGCAATGTCGTCACCACCGATGACAACACGTATCTGGTGACGCGCATCACCCCTGAGACCATCCTCCGGCAGAACCTGGCGGCGCAGCAGAAATTGCGTGCCCGGGATGCGAATCTGAACGTGCCGGTCGGCGATCCTGCGGCGTTCCGCTATCACGTGCAGGCCCAGGACATTCTCGGCATCACCGTGTGGGACCATCCGGAGCTGTCGGGTACGGGTGGCTCGACGCTGGATTCGACGCTGGGCAGCCCGTCGGGCGGTTCGTCGATGTCCCTGCCGTATTCGCAGACCAGTGGTGGCGGTTCAGGCGCGAGTCAGAACGATCCGATCGGCTATACGGTGAGTCCGGAAGGAACCGTGTTCTTTCCGTATGCCGGACTCGTCCACGTCGCGGGTGCTTCGATGGACGAGATCCGTCTGCGGCTGACCCGGGCCTTGAGCAAGTACATCGTGAAGCCGCAGGTTACCGTGCGCGTGCTGGCGTACCGCAGCCAGCAGGTGCAGTTGACGGGCGAGGTGAAGACCCCTGGCGCCCTGTCGATCACCGACCGGCCGATGACGGTGTCGGACGCGATCGCGCGTGCGGGCGGCGCGACGGCAACGGGCGATCTGCAGCGGGTGCGCCTGACGCGCAAGGGCAAGTTGTCCGTGATCGACACCTACGCGCTGCTGGACCACGGCGATGCCGCCCAGGATGTGTTGCTGCAGGGCGGCGACATCGTCAACGTGCCGGACCAGATCGACAGCCGCGTGTTCGTGCTGGGTGAAGTTCTCAAGCCCACCACGCTGTACATGAACAAGGGCCGCCTGACGCTCGCGGATGCGCTCACCGGTGCGAGCGGGATCGACAATCTGGCAGCCAATGTCCGGGAAGTCTTCGTGTTCCGGGGGGCGAAGGACAACCCGACGGAGCCGCAGATTTTCCAGCTGGACATGACGCAACCGAGTTCCATGGTGTTGGCTTCGCAGTTCCAGATGGACAAGCTGGATGTGATTTATGTGGGTACGTCGAAGGGAGTGCGTTTCAACCGTGCGCTTAACTTGATCACGCCTACTCTGTCGAACCTGTTCTACGCACGCGAGCTCACCCGGTAATAACGAGCCAATGAACCCTGTCCCTCGGCGAGGGGCGGGCGACTTCCCTGATCGACTGGTAGAAAGAATTTGAACACCCCAGCTAATATACGTACACAAGCGGCCGCGGGCAGCGAAGACGATGGCCTGGTATTGGGCGACCTGATCCGGCTGCTCTTCGACAAGATCTGGTGGGTGCTCGGCATCGCCGCGGCCGTGGTGCTGGCGGCGCTCGCCTATGTGACGATCGCGACGCCGATCTATTCGGCGAACGCCCTCATCCAGGTCGAGCAGCCGGACTCCAACTCGTCGCCCCTGGCGTCCTCGACCGCTCTGAGTTCGTTCTCCGGTACGCTGCCCACCGCGTCGGAAATCGAAGTCATCCAGAGCCGCGACGTCCTCGGACCGGTGGTCGACCAGTACAAGATGGCGTTTTCGATCAGCCCGCAACGGTTTCCGATTCTGGGGTCGATCGCCGCGCATTTCGCGCGTCCGGGACAGCTTTCCCGGCCCTGGCTGGGCATGAACAGCTATGCCTGGGGTGGCGAGATCGCGGATATCTCGAGTATCGTGGTGCCGCAGGCGCTTGAAAGCCAAAAGCTAACACTGGTGGCCCTAGGTGATGGCCGCTATGCGTTGCAGGACCCGGAAGGTCGTCGTCTGGTGGAGGGTATTGTCGGGCAACCGGCGCAGAGCGGTGGCGTGCAGATCACGGTGAATCGTTTGGTCGCAAATGCCGGTACGCGTTTCAACGTGGTTCGCTGGAATCAGTTGGATGCCATCCAGGGCTTTGGCTCAAGTGTGAAGGTTGGCGAGCAGGGCAAGCAGACCGGAATCATCGCGGTATCGATGAATGGCACCGATCCCGCGCGTACCGCCGAGCTGACCAACGCAGTGGCCGACTCCTACCTTAGCCAGCATCTGGAAATGAAGCAGGAGGAAGCCAGCCGGATGCTTACCTTCCTGAATGGCGAGCTGCCGCGTTTGAAAGGCCAGCTCGAAAGCGCCGAAGCACGTCTGAGCGCCTATCAGCAGAAGTCCGGCAGTTTCCAGCCGTCGACGGAAGCCGGCATCTATCTGCAGGGCTCGATCGAATACGAGCGCCAGCTCACGGCGCTGCGGCTGCAGGAAACCGAATTGCTGCAGAAGTTCACGCCCGATCATCCGATGGTCCAGGCGATTCAGCGTCAGATCGGTCAAATAGCGGCATCGAAGAGTTCATTCGATGCACGTTTCCGCGGCATGCCCGTCAATGAAGCCAATGCATTGAGTCTGCAGCGCGATGCCAAAGTGTCGCAGGACATTTATGAGTTGCTGCTGAACAAAGTGCAGGAACTGTCGCTGACCCGCGCCGGCACGGTGGGCAACGTACGGATTCTGGATCGTGCATTGCGTCCCGCCGAACCGATCAAGCCGAAGAAGAGCCTGATCATGATCGCCTCGGTTTTCCTGGGGCTGATTCTCGGATCGCTGTTCGTGTTCGCGCGTCGCCAATTGACGCTCGGTATCGAAGATCCGGACGTAATCGAAAACCACCTGGGTTTGCCGATACTGGGTGCGATTTCGCTGAATGCCGCACAGGTGCGCTGGGATAGTTCGTACCGTCGCGACAGGCACGGCCGTCGTGAAATTCTGGCAAAGTCCTTCCCGAAGGACCCTTCGGTCGAAGCGTTGCGCAGCTTCCGTACATCCTTGCAGTTTGCGGTCAGCGACGCGCGGAACAACATCCTGTCGATGTCAGGCCCCGTGCCGGGGACCGGCAAGAGCTTCATTTCCGTCAACCTTGCCACGCTGTTGGCGGAAGCCGGCAAGCGGGTGTTGTTGATCGATGGCGATATGCGCCGTGGGCATCTCAACGAGTATTTCGGGATCACGCGGGCACCGGGTCTTTCGGAAATGCTGCAACGCACGCTGTTGCCGTCGCAGGTGATCAATCAGACCGATGTGCCTGGACTGCATACGATCTGGACGGGAGCGATTCCGGAAAATCCGGCGGAGCTGCTCGAACTGCCGGAAACTCGCGGATTGTTCGAAAGCCTGGGGCGCGACTATGACATGGTGATCATCGATACGCCGCCCGTCCTGGCGGTGACCGATGCGACCATCATCGGCAGCATCGCGGGGAGCTCCTTCCTGGTGCTGCGTTCAGGGATTCACTCCGAGCGTGAGATTGCGCTGGCAATCCGGAAGATTTCGCAGTCGGGAACGCGCATTGTTGGCGGTATCTTCAATGCCATGCCGATGCGTAAGGCGAAGCATGGGAAATTCACGGGTGGCGGACATAACTATGTGTATAGCTATGAATCGGAGAAGAACTGACTTCCTGTTTCCGATCTGCTGAGGCAGTGTGGTGGCAGTTCCAAGGTATTTTGGCATAGGGCATGGAAAGCAGATGGAAATGGGACGTCGACAGCGAGGTATTCGAATCGGTATCGGGCGGAGGAAGTCAACTGCTACACCGTATGCAGTTGACTTCCTCGGAACCGCCAAAAATGAGGTGGGCAAAAAAGTTTTCAGCTTGACCTTATCAGCAGAAACAGTCGCCGACGTCATGCCCCAGTTGGCAAGTCAACCGCCGGCCAATGGCAATTACCGCTTCGCTCAACCATGACGCCTCAGATCACGCATTTCTCCGTCGACGCACGAAAACCGGATGCCAAGGGATTTTGGTGGCCCATCATCGGGCTGGTCGTCGTCACGTTCCTGCTTCTGTTGGCGCATCAGTCTTCCCTGCTGCAGCTAGCATACCCGGCGATGACTTTTGTCATCGCCATTTATTTCTATATCAAGTATCCCGTCCAGTTCATCGGCTACATCTGGTGGATTTTCTTCTGGACGCCGGAAGTGCGGCGATTCTCCGATTTCGTGCAGGGTGGATTCACAGAAGTCAGTTTGATCATGACCGCGCCACTCCTGGTATCTGCGCCGCTGGCATTTACCATGTTGCGACGTATACGCTATCTGGGGACCCGCCCTGGTTTGCCGATGCTGTTGATTCTGGTGGCATTGGCATATGGATACATCGTTGGAATTTTAAATGTAGGTTTTGCTGCCGCGACTTTTGGCTTATCAAGCTGGGTAACCCCCGTGATGGTGGGATTCTACCTCGCCGTTTCATGGCGACAGTATCCTGAATATCGACGGTGTGTGATGCGTACGTTCACAATAGGTATTGCAGCCTGTGCCGGTTACGCCATCATCCAGTACGTATTCATGCCACCTTGGGATGCTTTATGGTTGATTGGGTCAGGCATGACCTCGTCCATGGGACAGCCCCTACCTTTCGCGGTTCGGGCATTTGGGCCGTTGAATTCGGTGGGGCCGTTTGCCACGATCATTCTGGCGGGGGTTCTAAGCGCCACCGTTGCCGAAGGTAACCGCGGGCGCGTGTTCACAGCGCTCCTGGGCATTGTCGCGCTCGGGCTGTCGTTCGTCCGCTCCGCCTGGGGAGCGCTCATTGTCGCCATGCTGTACCAAATGCTGTTCTTCGACAACAAAACCCGTATTCGCGTCGTAATAGGCGCCTTGATAGTAGTCGCTGCTACGATCCCGGTTTTTATGTCAAGTAATATCTCCGAAAATTTCCAAAAGCGTGTTGACACGCTTACTGACTTGCAGAACGATACAAGTTTTTCCGAGCGATCGAGCTTTTATCAAACGTTCTTGGATACGGCATTAACCAACGTGGCAGGGGCCGGTCTCGGGGCGACAGGCACTGGAGGTAAATTGTCGGACGATGCCAACGCCCAGGATCATGTGAACTTCGATAGTGGGTTAATGGAAATCCCGTTCGTTTTGGGATGGCCTGGCACGCTTCTTTATGTCTTTGGCATAAGCTGGCTGATGATAAGAGGTGCCATGTCTGCGATACGACAGAGGTCGGATAGATTTGTGATTGCCTGGTTCAGCATAGCGATTGCAATCATCTCTGAACTTATATTTTTTAATCAACTGATTTCTTCTCCCGGGCAGCTCGCACTGATGGGTATGGTTTTGCCGATTATGGCGCTTCGATACACGAAATACCAGAATTCAATTCTGGAAAAGAACCGGATCGACAACAGTCAGGTGCTTCCATGAAAATGGTATTGGTGACGCATGGCGTCCGGGAGAACGATGGGCAAAGTGGCGTCAACTACGAAGTCGTGCGCGCCGCGTTGCGGCGCGGCTGGCATATAACATTGCTTGCGACTTTTGTCACTCCGCAGTTGCTCGAGATGCCTGAAATTACGTGGGTAAAGATTTCATTGGGAAAATTGCCGACCAAATTGTTGGCATACCAAGTCTTTGCGATAAAGAGTGCTGTTTGGCTTCGCCGGCATAGAAAAGAGTTCGATATCGTGCAGGTTAATGGGTTCATAACCTGGTCCCGTTCCGACGTCAATGCCGTTCATTTTGTTCATAATGGCTGGTTAAATAGTGGATATTATCCATTTTCCTTTTTCAAAGGGCTTTATTCTGCTTACCAAACTTGTTTTACTAGGTTGAATGCGATTCTCGAAAAAAGGGCTTTTGCGAACAGCCGTGTGATCGTTGCGGTTTCGGATCGCGTCTCTACAGAGCTGCGCGATGCAGGGGTAAAGACCGACATTGAAGTAATTTATAACGGCTCGGATATTGCAGGTTTTGCCAACGCTTTGCCGAACCGCATTGCTTTCAATTTGCCGAAGAAGAAGTTTCTTTGTCTTTTCGTGGGAGATTTGCGGATCACACGGAAAAATCTCGAGACCGTCTTGCAGGCTTTGGTTCAGGTGAATGATCGCGTCGAACTCGTGGTCGGTGGAACGACCAAAGGGAGCCCGTATCCGGCGATGGTTGAGTCGC
This window harbors:
- a CDS encoding polysaccharide biosynthesis tyrosine autokinase, which codes for MNTPANIRTQAAAGSEDDGLVLGDLIRLLFDKIWWVLGIAAAVVLAALAYVTIATPIYSANALIQVEQPDSNSSPLASSTALSSFSGTLPTASEIEVIQSRDVLGPVVDQYKMAFSISPQRFPILGSIAAHFARPGQLSRPWLGMNSYAWGGEIADISSIVVPQALESQKLTLVALGDGRYALQDPEGRRLVEGIVGQPAQSGGVQITVNRLVANAGTRFNVVRWNQLDAIQGFGSSVKVGEQGKQTGIIAVSMNGTDPARTAELTNAVADSYLSQHLEMKQEEASRMLTFLNGELPRLKGQLESAEARLSAYQQKSGSFQPSTEAGIYLQGSIEYERQLTALRLQETELLQKFTPDHPMVQAIQRQIGQIAASKSSFDARFRGMPVNEANALSLQRDAKVSQDIYELLLNKVQELSLTRAGTVGNVRILDRALRPAEPIKPKKSLIMIASVFLGLILGSLFVFARRQLTLGIEDPDVIENHLGLPILGAISLNAAQVRWDSSYRRDRHGRREILAKSFPKDPSVEALRSFRTSLQFAVSDARNNILSMSGPVPGTGKSFISVNLATLLAEAGKRVLLIDGDMRRGHLNEYFGITRAPGLSEMLQRTLLPSQVINQTDVPGLHTIWTGAIPENPAELLELPETRGLFESLGRDYDMVIIDTPPVLAVTDATIIGSIAGSSFLVLRSGIHSEREIALAIRKISQSGTRIVGGIFNAMPMRKAKHGKFTGGGHNYVYSYESEKN
- a CDS encoding O-antigen ligase family protein encodes the protein MTPQITHFSVDARKPDAKGFWWPIIGLVVVTFLLLLAHQSSLLQLAYPAMTFVIAIYFYIKYPVQFIGYIWWIFFWTPEVRRFSDFVQGGFTEVSLIMTAPLLVSAPLAFTMLRRIRYLGTRPGLPMLLILVALAYGYIVGILNVGFAAATFGLSSWVTPVMVGFYLAVSWRQYPEYRRCVMRTFTIGIAACAGYAIIQYVFMPPWDALWLIGSGMTSSMGQPLPFAVRAFGPLNSVGPFATIILAGVLSATVAEGNRGRVFTALLGIVALGLSFVRSAWGALIVAMLYQMLFFDNKTRIRVVIGALIVVAATIPVFMSSNISENFQKRVDTLTDLQNDTSFSERSSFYQTFLDTALTNVAGAGLGATGTGGKLSDDANAQDHVNFDSGLMEIPFVLGWPGTLLYVFGISWLMIRGAMSAIRQRSDRFVIAWFSIAIAIISELIFFNQLISSPGQLALMGMVLPIMALRYTKYQNSILEKNRIDNSQVLP
- a CDS encoding glycosyltransferase family 4 protein; this encodes MKMVLVTHGVRENDGQSGVNYEVVRAALRRGWHITLLATFVTPQLLEMPEITWVKISLGKLPTKLLAYQVFAIKSAVWLRRHRKEFDIVQVNGFITWSRSDVNAVHFVHNGWLNSGYYPFSFFKGLYSAYQTCFTRLNAILEKRAFANSRVIVAVSDRVSTELRDAGVKTDIEVIYNGSDIAGFANALPNRIAFNLPKKKFLCLFVGDLRITRKNLETVLQALVQVNDRVELVVGGTTKGSPYPAMVESLGLGKRVHFLGHVNDMRTLMASVDCLVFPSRYDPFALVVLEAMAAGLPVVTSSKVGAAALVRKCGVVLENPDDVTGLAQAITDIEGDPKKRNWMHHAAKAEALNYTWELMGEQYVDLYDRLMRGDAALGRHSPGSVSEKAAKT